The following are from one region of the Halarcobacter sp. genome:
- a CDS encoding c-type cytochrome, which produces MKKILLSSVVAVMIFTGCGEEKTSEPKTEVAPAVTTENKTAEEKLVDQVKQSTSEVASKISEESKKVVDASKDAVESVKEKVTKTTEDVVEKTQEVTKEVVDTANKTKDKIEESINTIVAAKTNTNDSTNLLEKGKGIYLKCAGCHGASAEKPALGKSQVIKGWDKDKIVSSLNGYKDGTYGGVMKGVMKSQVSNMTQEDIEAVAEYIATF; this is translated from the coding sequence ATGAAAAAAATTTTGTTAAGTTCAGTTGTTGCTGTTATGATTTTCACAGGATGTGGAGAAGAGAAAACTAGCGAACCAAAAACAGAAGTTGCACCTGCTGTTACTACTGAAAACAAAACTGCTGAAGAGAAACTTGTAGATCAAGTTAAACAATCAACTTCAGAGGTTGCTTCAAAAATATCTGAAGAATCAAAAAAAGTTGTTGATGCTAGTAAAGATGCAGTTGAAAGTGTAAAAGAAAAAGTTACTAAAACTACAGAAGATGTAGTTGAAAAAACACAAGAAGTAACTAAAGAGGTTGTTGATACTGCTAATAAAACAAAAGATAAAATTGAAGAGAGTATTAACACAATAGTTGCTGCTAAAACAAATACAAATGATTCTACTAACTTATTAGAAAAGGGTAAAGGTATTTATCTTAAATGTGCTGGCTGTCATGGTGCAAGTGCAGAAAAGCCAGCTTTAGGAAAATCTCAAGTTATAAAAGGTTGGGATAAAGATAAAATTGTTTCATCATTAAATGGGTATAAAGATGGAACTTATGGTGGTGTTATGAAAGGTGTTATGAAAAGTCAAGTATCTAACATGACACAAGAGGATATAGAAGCTGTTGCAGAATATATTGCAACATTCTAA
- a CDS encoding paraquat-inducible protein A → MKDIDIKNIIECEYCGLFIKLYETKKEYKYKCPRCKMKISQYKKHNFNALYYSISAFLVFILLNIYPLISLSINERDLQATLIDTVIVLFQQNFYFVSLIVFFTIILSPLVSLVIIIYSFLHNHTKFKIFPNRYVYNLFQFFKSWGFIDVFILSIIVTYIKLIGMVSTARFDIGFYLILFYIFLFFMANKNFEIKTVFKD, encoded by the coding sequence ATGAAAGATATTGATATAAAAAATATTATAGAATGTGAATATTGTGGGCTTTTTATAAAGTTATATGAAACTAAAAAAGAGTACAAATATAAATGTCCTAGATGTAAAATGAAAATTTCACAATATAAAAAACACAATTTTAATGCTTTATACTACTCAATCTCAGCATTTTTAGTTTTTATACTTCTGAATATATATCCATTAATTTCACTTTCAATAAACGAAAGAGATTTACAAGCAACATTAATAGATACAGTTATTGTACTTTTTCAACAAAATTTTTATTTTGTTTCACTTATTGTTTTTTTTACAATAATTTTATCTCCCCTTGTCAGTCTTGTAATTATTATTTATTCTTTTTTACATAATCATACAAAATTTAAAATATTTCCAAACCGTTATGTTTATAATCTTTTTCAATTTTTTAAAAGTTGGGGCTTTATAGATGTGTTTATTTTAAGTATTATTGTAACCTACATCAAACTTATAGGTATGGTATCAACAGCAAGATTTGATATAGGATTTTATCTTATTTTATTTTATATATTTCTATTTTTTATGGCCAATAAAAATTTTGAAATAAAAACAGTATTTAAAGATTAA
- a CDS encoding MFS transporter gives MNYRELLTNYPIIRKLSLLQFVAYFGSWFSNVAIYTMAVNFGSSAFVISLVTAMHLLPAVLIGPFSGAIIDRVRVKTLMLILLLTELVTTLLFLTIDSKDELWILMILIFIRMGCSSMFFATEMTLLPKLVRGQALQKANEIHSIIWSFTYAAGMALSGVVVHSLGIKISIIIDAVFFIVAIMIFFSIEFKVEIIHTKEKIVSMIKDGFLYLKNNKLVLHLILFHSSVGLTSFDTLVTLLAKNEYKYVIAVPLSIGITNAVRAFALMIGPLLITSRVNKDTLVYLFIFQGAAIILWSFLQFNFYYALIAMFFTGLMTTTIWSYTYALIQENVEEKYLGRVISYNDMIFMISNVLTTMFIGIAAGFISLQLITAIIGFGFFIFAFYFNWLKKFL, from the coding sequence TTGAACTACCGTGAACTTTTAACTAATTATCCAATAATTAGAAAACTATCATTATTGCAGTTTGTTGCATATTTTGGTTCTTGGTTTTCTAATGTTGCAATTTACACTATGGCTGTAAATTTTGGTTCTTCTGCTTTTGTTATTTCATTAGTAACAGCTATGCATCTACTGCCAGCTGTTTTAATTGGTCCTTTTTCTGGAGCTATAATAGATAGAGTTAGAGTAAAAACTTTAATGTTAATTTTGCTATTAACCGAACTAGTAACTACATTACTTTTTCTTACTATAGATAGCAAAGATGAATTGTGGATATTAATGATTTTAATATTTATTAGAATGGGATGTTCCTCTATGTTTTTTGCTACAGAGATGACTTTACTTCCTAAACTTGTCAGAGGACAAGCTTTACAAAAAGCTAATGAGATACATTCTATTATTTGGTCTTTTACTTATGCTGCTGGGATGGCTTTAAGTGGAGTTGTTGTTCACTCTTTAGGTATAAAAATATCTATAATTATTGACGCAGTCTTTTTTATAGTTGCAATTATGATATTTTTTAGTATTGAATTTAAAGTTGAGATTATTCATACAAAAGAAAAAATTGTATCAATGATAAAAGATGGATTTTTATATTTAAAAAATAATAAATTAGTTCTTCACTTAATACTTTTTCATTCATCAGTAGGATTAACCTCTTTTGATACTTTAGTTACATTATTAGCAAAAAATGAATATAAATATGTTATTGCAGTTCCTTTGTCTATTGGTATCACAAATGCTGTAAGAGCCTTTGCTTTAATGATTGGCCCTTTACTTATTACAAGTAGAGTAAATAAAGATACTCTTGTTTATCTTTTTATTTTTCAAGGGGCTGCAATTATTCTTTGGAGCTTTTTACAGTTTAATTTTTATTATGCTTTAATTGCAATGTTTTTTACAGGTCTTATGACAACAACAATTTGGTCATATACCTATGCTTTAATTCAAGAAAATGTTGAAGAGAAATATTTAGGAAGAGTAATCTCTTACAATGATATGATTTTTATGATTTCAAATGTTTTAACAACTATGTTTATTGGAATAGCAGCAGGATTTATCTCTCTACAATTAATAACTGCAATTATAGGATTTGGATTTTTTATTTTTGCTTTTTATTTTAATTGGTTAAAAAAGTTTTTATAA
- the clpS gene encoding ATP-dependent Clp protease adapter ClpS yields the protein MANELEIELDSDLEVEEPKKFKVFLLNDDYSTMDFVIDVLTRVFRKNIDQATKIMLNIHNNGKDVCGIYTHEIASTKVAQVKTLAREKGFPLKAVMEEE from the coding sequence GTGGCAAACGAATTAGAAATTGAACTTGATAGTGATTTAGAAGTAGAGGAACCAAAAAAGTTTAAAGTATTTTTATTAAATGATGATTATTCAACAATGGATTTTGTAATTGATGTTTTAACTAGAGTTTTTAGAAAAAATATTGACCAAGCAACAAAAATCATGTTAAATATTCACAATAATGGAAAAGATGTTTGTGGAATATATACTCATGAGATTGCGTCAACAAAAGTTGCTCAAGTGAAAACTTTAGCTAGAGAAAAGGGTTTCCCTTTAAAAGCAGTAATGGAAGAAGAGTAA
- a CDS encoding MlaD family protein — translation MQTEINEPLVEKRKSISFIWILPLIILSVLIWTLYESYSKKGTNIQVVFNSAEGLKEGITPLKYRGLELGKVTKIVIKDLERVEVNILVKKDASDYVAVEGSKFWIKKPTVTLTKISGLDTLISGYEIEVMPKYNKNKDLKSQTEFTGLDSQPNFEYIKDGYYVTLLLRDGDSANIGMPLFYNSIQVGEIVSKELYENNVYMKAHIYKKYENLVNESSSFILNDAVKVNFGAGGFNLKVSSLYSALVGGINVTTSDLDAKKITDDKQYLLYTSDDNLEEKVIINIEFLDAEDIGEDTPIMYKGITIGKVSNISLNTNSVNAQAFIYKKYKYLLTNNSEFEINSAEISLDGIKNIGTVFTGKYITLNYKKGEYKTYFKDKKLLNSQINADDLELTLKAESLGSITNKSKIYYKDIEIGKINNISLSKNFNEVIIKIQIYGKYKKIITNDSLFYDMSSKLIDIKNLNLNVNYSGINPLLKGAIAVIKDEKKSKLTKNRFKILKSHQEAYKIKKMRNKGFTLKTAFENNFRLEEDMPIYYQNYEIGFVNKIDFEEHYSKAELFIYNKYKKYITKHSKFYKKSPVKVDASLNGILFEIGDISSLLYGSISLDNSSRKEINGYQIYESLDTMKNSTNTINIVFDNIDGIIEQSSKLVYKGIDIGKVIDISLSKNQKIVLKVQINKNYEEFAKQGNKYYLKKSKISLQEVKNLSSAVFAVNIGVVKGDGKKVQTLFNGYDSISDIADSNKGKIFKVESLHATSAAVDSPIYYKNVQIGKINKVDLSSDASRVILDCLIYNKYTNIIRKNSNFYDISGFKLKFSIFSGTKIETNTFTSILKGGLMVVTPKEYDKNANENDRFILKKELMDDWENISPIIK, via the coding sequence ATGCAAACTGAAATAAATGAACCCTTAGTTGAAAAAAGAAAATCTATATCTTTTATATGGATTTTACCTCTTATTATATTATCTGTATTGATTTGGACACTTTATGAAAGTTATAGTAAAAAAGGAACAAATATACAAGTTGTATTTAATAGTGCCGAGGGTTTAAAAGAGGGAATAACACCTTTAAAATATAGAGGTTTAGAATTAGGAAAAGTTACAAAAATTGTAATAAAAGATTTAGAAAGAGTTGAAGTAAATATCCTAGTTAAAAAAGATGCCTCTGATTATGTTGCAGTGGAAGGTTCTAAATTTTGGATAAAAAAACCAACAGTAACCCTTACAAAAATTTCAGGCCTTGATACTTTAATCTCTGGTTATGAGATTGAAGTTATGCCAAAATACAACAAAAATAAAGATCTGAAATCCCAAACAGAATTTACAGGTTTAGATTCTCAACCAAATTTTGAATATATTAAAGATGGATATTATGTAACTTTATTACTAAGAGACGGAGATTCAGCCAATATTGGTATGCCTTTATTTTATAATAGTATTCAAGTTGGAGAGATAGTATCAAAAGAGTTATATGAAAACAATGTATATATGAAAGCACACATATACAAAAAATATGAAAACTTAGTAAATGAAAGCTCTTCTTTTATACTAAATGATGCTGTAAAAGTAAATTTTGGAGCAGGAGGCTTTAATTTAAAAGTTAGTTCTTTATATTCTGCACTAGTTGGAGGTATAAATGTAACAACCTCTGATTTAGATGCAAAAAAAATCACTGATGATAAACAATATCTTTTATATACAAGTGATGATAATCTAGAAGAAAAAGTGATTATAAATATAGAGTTCTTAGATGCTGAAGATATAGGTGAAGATACACCAATTATGTATAAAGGGATTACTATAGGTAAAGTTTCAAATATATCTTTAAATACAAACAGTGTAAATGCCCAAGCTTTTATTTATAAAAAATATAAATATCTATTAACTAATAATAGTGAGTTTGAAATAAACTCAGCAGAGATTTCACTTGATGGAATTAAAAATATAGGAACAGTATTTACAGGTAAATATATTACTTTAAACTATAAAAAAGGTGAATATAAAACATATTTCAAAGATAAAAAACTACTAAATAGCCAAATAAATGCAGATGACCTTGAACTAACACTAAAAGCTGAAAGTTTAGGTTCAATTACTAATAAATCAAAAATATATTACAAAGATATAGAGATAGGAAAGATAAACAATATCTCTTTATCTAAAAACTTTAATGAAGTGATTATAAAAATCCAAATATATGGTAAATACAAAAAAATCATCACAAATGACAGTTTATTTTATGATATGAGTTCAAAACTTATTGATATAAAGAATTTAAATCTAAATGTGAACTATTCAGGGATAAACCCTTTATTAAAAGGTGCAATAGCAGTTATAAAAGATGAAAAAAAATCAAAACTCACAAAAAATAGATTTAAAATTTTAAAAAGTCATCAAGAGGCATATAAAATAAAGAAAATGAGAAATAAAGGTTTTACTCTAAAAACTGCTTTTGAAAACAATTTTAGATTAGAAGAGGATATGCCAATATACTACCAAAACTATGAGATTGGATTTGTAAATAAAATAGATTTTGAAGAACATTATTCAAAAGCTGAACTGTTTATTTATAATAAATACAAAAAATATATAACTAAACACTCTAAATTTTATAAAAAAAGTCCTGTAAAAGTTGATGCTAGTTTAAATGGTATTTTATTTGAAATTGGAGATATCTCTTCCTTACTATATGGCTCAATTTCACTTGATAATAGTTCAAGAAAAGAGATAAATGGGTATCAAATATATGAATCTCTTGATACAATGAAAAACTCAACAAATACTATAAATATAGTGTTTGATAATATAGATGGCATAATAGAACAATCCTCAAAACTAGTTTACAAAGGGATAGATATAGGAAAAGTAATTGATATTTCATTAAGTAAAAATCAAAAAATAGTTTTAAAAGTACAAATCAATAAAAACTATGAAGAGTTTGCAAAACAAGGCAATAAATACTATTTAAAAAAATCCAAAATCTCACTGCAAGAGGTTAAAAACCTTTCATCAGCAGTTTTTGCAGTTAATATTGGTGTTGTAAAAGGTGATGGTAAAAAAGTTCAAACTTTATTTAATGGATATGATTCAATTTCTGATATTGCAGATTCAAATAAAGGCAAAATTTTTAAAGTAGAATCATTACATGCAACTAGTGCAGCAGTTGATTCACCAATATACTATAAAAATGTTCAAATAGGGAAAATAAATAAAGTGGATCTAAGTAGTGATGCTTCAAGAGTTATATTAGATTGTCTAATATATAACAAATACACAAATATCATTAGAAAAAACTCTAACTTCTATGATATCAGTGGTTTTAAATTAAAATTTTCAATTTTTTCAGGTACTAAAATAGAGACTAATACTTTTACAAGTATATTAAAAGGTGGACTTATGGTTGTAACACCAAAAGAGTATGATAAAAATGCAAATGAAAATGATAGATTTATATTGAAAAAAGAGTTAATGGATGATTGGGAAAATATAAGCCCAATCATCAAATAA
- the bioD gene encoding dethiobiotin synthase, which produces MNRVFITATNTDVGKTYASEQILKHYAKKGFKVGYFKPCETGVTHSPLDGSKMLNLVKELNPEFKVTIEDVVPYQFKLPAAPYVAKEDKDINFIFLKEKIAYLETMCDFLVIEGAGGLMVPVLKDIFMIDLIDIFEAKPILIAPSKLGCINDILLSIEALKKREIEFEWYINLFQDKDSYDEVSKPFLEDYFGKLKYLHELD; this is translated from the coding sequence ATGAATAGAGTATTTATTACAGCAACAAACACTGATGTAGGAAAAACATATGCCAGTGAACAAATTTTAAAACATTATGCAAAAAAAGGTTTCAAAGTAGGATATTTTAAACCTTGTGAGACAGGGGTTACTCATTCTCCACTTGATGGTTCAAAGATGTTAAATCTAGTAAAAGAATTAAACCCTGAATTTAAAGTAACAATAGAAGATGTTGTACCTTATCAGTTTAAACTTCCTGCAGCTCCATATGTTGCAAAAGAAGATAAAGATATAAATTTTATTTTTTTAAAAGAGAAAATAGCATATTTAGAAACTATGTGTGATTTTTTAGTTATTGAAGGTGCTGGAGGTTTAATGGTTCCAGTTTTAAAAGATATCTTTATGATTGATTTAATTGATATTTTTGAAGCAAAACCTATTTTAATTGCTCCATCTAAATTAGGGTGTATAAATGATATTTTATTATCTATTGAGGCTTTAAAGAAAAGAGAAATAGAGTTTGAATGGTATATTAATCTTTTTCAAGATAAAGATAGCTATGATGAAGTATCTAAGCCCTTTTTAGAAGATTATTTTGGGAAATTAAAATATCTTCATGAGTTGGATTAA
- a CDS encoding ferredoxin-thioredoxin reductase catalytic domain-containing protein, translating to MIKKIDIESDEFQTELELTKQFTDKVCEEYNFFYNPEDDVNESIQMGLTRNKMIYGKRYCPCFMVVGETQEERDKEDNRLCPCTPALEKEIPSMGHCHCAIFCTEDYVKSTENETVTAQENNHSQGLTKEQCEELLKQQEVNASEVEALIEARELGFVDFLLVDTREWMEWVGGRIKGTDYLVPTTSFYQSLEQIQDKKDIPIILYCHSGSRSAYCQRILLSSGYKQVLNYDYGIMTYQGDIISGEE from the coding sequence ATGATAAAGAAAATTGATATTGAAAGTGATGAGTTCCAAACAGAACTTGAACTTACAAAACAGTTTACTGATAAAGTTTGCGAAGAGTATAACTTTTTTTATAATCCTGAAGATGATGTAAATGAATCAATCCAAATGGGTTTAACAAGAAACAAAATGATATATGGGAAAAGATATTGTCCCTGTTTTATGGTTGTAGGTGAAACACAAGAGGAGAGAGATAAAGAGGACAATAGATTATGTCCATGTACTCCTGCTTTAGAAAAAGAGATACCTTCAATGGGACATTGTCACTGTGCAATATTTTGTACAGAAGATTATGTAAAATCAACAGAAAATGAAACAGTAACAGCGCAAGAGAATAATCATTCTCAAGGCTTAACTAAAGAGCAGTGTGAAGAACTTCTAAAACAACAAGAGGTAAATGCAAGTGAAGTTGAAGCTTTAATTGAAGCAAGAGAACTTGGTTTCGTAGATTTTCTTTTAGTTGATACTAGAGAATGGATGGAATGGGTTGGAGGAAGAATTAAAGGTACTGATTATTTAGTTCCTACAACATCTTTTTATCAATCACTAGAACAAATTCAAGATAAGAAAGATATACCAATTATACTTTACTGTCACAGTGGTAGTAGAAGTGCCTACTGTCAAAGAATACTTTTAAGTTCAGGATATAAACAAGTATTAAATTATGATTATGGAATTATGACATATCAAGGGGATATTATCTCAGGAGAAGAATAG
- the clpA gene encoding ATP-dependent Clp protease ATP-binding subunit ClpA, protein MISKELRNIFAQAVSYAKKSRHEYLTIEHIFLMLIHDEVIDNLLNDLGLDKNKIFNEIKKHIEENTPVFPENVEDEPIETITLTSTIENMVAHTQSSGKRNAGVEDMFVAILKDEKSYATFVLKSAGVERVDILEEISHNEESEEFDEAGLKNESADNKVLDKNSTELVALAQKGDIDPVIGRATEISRVVQILSRRKKNNPILVGEPGVGKTAIAEGLALEIANKRVPEFLENAKVYSLDMGSMLAGTKYRGDFEKKLKALLKEIVKIPNAILFIDEIHTIVGAGSVSGSSMDASNILKPMLANGKLRCIGATTFSEFRNDFAKDKALSRRFAKVDINEPSLEDTVTILEGIKSKYEEFHNVKYSKSAIEMAVELSKKYISDRFLPDSAIDVIDEVGASKKIEYSTVNKKNISITQKDIEDTVAKMAHIPSKATTRSDISLLKNLEKRMQKRVFGQDGAISRIVQSIKRNKAGLNIDRKPIGSFLFTGPTGVGKTEVAKELSTQLGVHFERFDMSEYMEPHTISRLIGAPAGYVGFENGGLLTEAIRKHPHCVLLLDEIEKAHPDLMSILLQVMDNAELTDNSGNKADFQNVILIMTSNLGAAEANVMGFAKDDSLNENKAVNKFFAPEFRNRLDAMVSFTSLSMDIVAKVAGKFVEDLEKQLENKKIKITITAKAKNQLAELGYDKAMGARPLTRVISDKIKNVLTDEILFGKLKKGGNVKIDFVKDEFKFTYTPLDK, encoded by the coding sequence ATGATTAGTAAAGAATTAAGAAATATATTTGCGCAAGCTGTAAGCTATGCGAAGAAAAGTAGGCATGAATATTTAACAATAGAACATATTTTTTTAATGCTTATCCATGATGAAGTGATTGATAATCTTCTAAATGATTTAGGTTTAGATAAAAATAAAATCTTTAATGAGATAAAAAAACACATTGAAGAGAATACTCCTGTATTTCCTGAAAATGTAGAAGATGAACCAATTGAAACAATTACGTTAACTTCTACAATTGAAAATATGGTAGCCCATACACAAAGTAGTGGAAAAAGAAATGCTGGTGTTGAAGATATGTTTGTAGCTATTTTAAAAGATGAAAAATCTTACGCTACATTTGTATTAAAATCAGCAGGTGTTGAAAGAGTTGATATTTTAGAAGAGATCTCTCACAATGAAGAGTCTGAAGAGTTTGATGAAGCTGGTTTAAAAAATGAATCTGCTGACAACAAAGTTTTAGATAAAAATTCAACTGAGCTAGTTGCTTTAGCACAAAAAGGGGATATTGACCCAGTTATTGGAAGAGCAACTGAGATTAGTAGAGTTGTTCAAATATTAAGTAGAAGAAAGAAAAACAATCCTATTTTAGTTGGTGAACCAGGTGTTGGTAAAACAGCAATTGCTGAAGGTTTAGCTTTAGAGATTGCAAATAAAAGAGTGCCAGAGTTTTTAGAAAATGCAAAAGTTTACTCTTTAGATATGGGTTCAATGCTTGCAGGAACAAAATATAGAGGCGATTTTGAGAAAAAATTAAAAGCACTTTTAAAAGAGATTGTAAAAATTCCAAATGCTATTTTATTTATCGATGAGATTCATACAATAGTTGGAGCAGGAAGTGTAAGTGGAAGTTCAATGGATGCTTCAAATATCTTAAAACCAATGTTAGCAAATGGAAAATTAAGATGTATTGGTGCAACTACATTTAGTGAATTTAGAAACGATTTCGCAAAAGACAAAGCCTTAAGTAGAAGATTCGCAAAAGTTGATATAAACGAGCCTTCTTTAGAGGATACAGTTACTATATTAGAGGGAATCAAATCAAAATATGAAGAGTTCCATAATGTAAAATATAGTAAAAGTGCTATTGAGATGGCAGTTGAACTAAGTAAAAAATATATTAGTGATAGATTCTTACCAGATAGTGCAATAGACGTTATCGATGAGGTGGGAGCTAGTAAAAAAATAGAATATTCAACTGTAAATAAAAAGAATATCTCAATTACTCAAAAAGATATTGAGGATACAGTTGCAAAAATGGCACATATTCCATCTAAAGCTACAACTAGATCTGATATTAGTTTATTAAAAAATCTTGAAAAAAGAATGCAAAAAAGAGTATTTGGTCAAGATGGTGCTATCTCAAGAATTGTTCAATCAATTAAAAGAAATAAAGCGGGACTTAATATTGATAGAAAACCTATTGGAAGCTTCCTTTTTACAGGACCTACTGGTGTTGGTAAAACAGAAGTAGCAAAAGAGTTATCTACACAATTAGGTGTTCATTTTGAAAGATTTGATATGAGTGAATATATGGAGCCTCATACAATATCAAGACTTATTGGAGCGCCTGCTGGGTATGTTGGGTTTGAAAATGGCGGATTATTAACTGAAGCTATTAGAAAACATCCACATTGTGTTTTACTTCTTGATGAGATAGAAAAAGCACATCCAGATTTAATGTCAATTCTTTTACAGGTTATGGATAATGCAGAATTAACTGATAATAGTGGAAATAAAGCAGATTTCCAAAATGTAATTTTAATTATGACATCAAATTTAGGTGCAGCAGAAGCAAATGTTATGGGATTTGCAAAAGATGATTCTCTAAATGAAAATAAAGCTGTAAATAAATTCTTTGCACCTGAGTTTAGAAATAGACTTGATGCTATGGTAAGCTTTACTTCATTATCAATGGATATTGTTGCAAAAGTTGCTGGTAAATTTGTTGAAGATTTAGAAAAACAACTTGAAAATAAAAAAATAAAAATTACAATAACTGCTAAAGCAAAAAATCAGTTAGCAGAACTAGGGTATGATAAAGCAATGGGTGCAAGACCACTTACTAGAGTTATTTCTGATAAAATTAAAAATGTATTAACAGATGAGATTTTATTTGGAAAACTTAAAAAAGGTGGTAATGTTAAGATAGATTTTGTTAAAGATGAGTTTAAATTTACATATACACCATTAGATAAGTAA
- a CDS encoding AI-2E family transporter, which produces MKPHYFLIALTVVTIFFMLQLFEPFLKPLIVALLLAVATNSLNVYFKHHISSTFLSTMLMTILLTAIFFVPLLYCIFSFATLINKIDQKALIEMFEVARHWVENIPNDFIFFKEQLIKILEKVDIPEFIQNLFSVGAFLGKNSAKFIIDMIMILVFFFFFTFYSNNLAHYFKEALPLKSEDSNALFYESSNVMSVVLYSILATAILEGFLFGVFVSFFNYDGILLGVLYGFASLVPVVGGLIMWLPVAIYEIFAGSTTNAIAIAVYSIVVISIIADTFIKPIIIKYINQRVVKTPTKVNELLIFFAIVAGLSTFGFWGMIIGPAMVTFFISLLQLLKKFSDDFYSFEQTMENRK; this is translated from the coding sequence TTGAAACCACACTACTTTTTAATTGCCTTAACTGTTGTAACAATATTTTTTATGTTACAACTATTTGAGCCATTTTTAAAACCTTTAATTGTTGCCCTACTTTTAGCTGTGGCAACAAATTCTTTGAATGTGTATTTTAAACACCATATCTCAAGTACATTTCTATCTACAATGCTAATGACTATACTTTTAACAGCAATATTCTTTGTTCCTTTGTTATATTGTATTTTCTCTTTTGCTACATTAATTAATAAAATTGATCAAAAAGCTTTAATAGAGATGTTTGAGGTTGCTAGACACTGGGTAGAAAACATACCTAATGATTTTATATTTTTTAAAGAACAATTAATAAAAATATTAGAAAAAGTTGATATTCCTGAGTTTATACAAAATCTTTTTTCTGTAGGTGCATTTTTAGGAAAAAACTCTGCTAAATTTATTATTGATATGATTATGATTTTAGTATTCTTCTTTTTCTTTACATTCTACAGTAACAACTTAGCACACTATTTTAAAGAAGCCTTACCTTTAAAAAGTGAAGATTCAAATGCTTTATTTTATGAATCATCAAATGTAATGAGTGTAGTACTTTATTCTATTTTAGCAACTGCTATTTTAGAGGGATTTCTTTTTGGAGTATTTGTTTCATTTTTTAATTATGATGGAATACTATTAGGGGTTCTTTATGGTTTTGCTTCTTTAGTTCCAGTAGTAGGAGGATTGATTATGTGGCTTCCTGTAGCTATTTATGAAATCTTTGCAGGTAGTACAACAAATGCCATTGCAATCGCTGTTTATTCTATTGTAGTAATATCAATTATTGCAGATACTTTTATAAAACCAATTATAATTAAATATATAAACCAAAGGGTAGTAAAAACACCAACAAAAGTAAATGAATTATTGATTTTCTTTGCAATTGTTGCCGGACTTTCTACATTTGGGTTTTGGGGTATGATTATTGGACCTGCAATGGTTACATTTTTTATATCACTTTTACAACTATTAAAAAAGTTTAGTGATGATTTTTATAGTTTTGAACAAACAATGGAGAATAGGAAATAA
- a CDS encoding paraquat-inducible protein A, whose product MILISCKNCHKVFEKENSNEFICDRCHCKVTKRRKFSLQISFALVISAMLLYIPAMIYPIMNITQLGVDNKSTIIEGIISFLNYKDYFIAIVILVASVIIPLIKLIGLFLIFLSLLVNNNMDNKLKLNIFNTIEFIGKWSMVDIYVVALLSSIVQVGEIFNIKGGLAATSFTLVVILTMIAANSFDTRIIWDKKENNAN is encoded by the coding sequence ATGATTTTAATATCTTGTAAAAATTGCCATAAAGTATTTGAAAAAGAAAATTCAAATGAATTTATCTGTGATAGATGTCATTGTAAAGTTACAAAAAGAAGAAAATTTTCACTTCAAATCTCTTTCGCTTTGGTTATATCAGCCATGTTACTTTATATACCTGCTATGATATATCCTATTATGAATATTACTCAGCTTGGAGTTGATAATAAAAGTACTATAATAGAAGGGATTATTAGCTTTTTAAATTATAAGGATTATTTTATAGCTATTGTTATACTTGTAGCTAGTGTAATTATTCCTTTAATAAAATTGATTGGATTGTTTTTGATTTTTTTATCTTTACTTGTTAACAATAATATGGATAATAAATTAAAATTAAACATTTTTAATACAATAGAATTTATAGGGAAATGGTCTATGGTAGATATTTACGTTGTAGCCCTACTCTCATCTATAGTTCAAGTTGGTGAAATATTTAATATAAAAGGTGGATTAGCAGCTACATCTTTTACTTTGGTAGTTATTTTGACAATGATTGCTGCAAACAGTTTTGATACTAGAATTATTTGGGATAAAAAGGAAAATAATGCAAACTGA